The following are encoded together in the Oncorhynchus clarkii lewisi isolate Uvic-CL-2024 chromosome 25, UVic_Ocla_1.0, whole genome shotgun sequence genome:
- the LOC139384028 gene encoding gap junction beta-3 protein-like, whose protein sequence is MDWKTFQALLSGVNKYSTAFGRIWLSVVFVFRVMVYVVAAERVWSDDQKDFDCNTKQPGCANVCYDHYFPISHIRLWALQLIFVTCPSFMVMMHVAYRDERERKNAMHGNKDKLYENTGKRHGGLWWTYLLSLFVKTGIEISFLYILHKIYDSFYLPRLVKCEVSPCPNQVDCYIGHPTEKKVFTYFMVGASALCIVLNVCEIIYLVSKRIAHIAQNTRRKQNTMALNERYSKDNSCSDCTLPMSQLEKQPLRFQSPGHLQAPLPTHMRASAPNLSSAA, encoded by the coding sequence ATGGATTGGAAGACCTTCCAAGCCCTCCTGAGTGGGGTGAATAAGTACTCCACGGCATTTGGTCGTATCTGGCTCTCTGTGGTGTTTGTGTTCAGGGTAATGGTGTACGTGGTGGCGGCGGAGCGTGTGTGGAGCGATGATCAGAAGGACTTTGACTGCAACACCAAGCAGCCCGGCTGTGCTAACGTCTGTTACGACCACTACTTCCCCATCTCCCACATCCGCCTGTGGGCCCTGCAGCTCATCTTCGTCACCTGCCCTTCCTTCATGGTGATGATGCATGTGGCGTATCGCGATGAACGCGAACGGAAGAATGCCATGCACGGCAACAAGGACAAGCTGTACGAGAACACAGGGAAGAGGCACGGCGGCCTCTGGTGGACCTACCTGCTTAGTCTCTTCGTCAAGACGGGCATCGAGATCTCCTTCCTCTACATCCTCCACAAAATCTACGACAGCTTCTACCTGCCCCGGCTGGTCAAGTGTGAGGTCAGCCCCTGCCCCAATCAGGTGGACTGCTACATCGGCCACCCCACAGAGAAGAAAGTTTTCACCTACTTCATGGTGGGCGCCTCGGCCCTCTGCATTGTGCTCAACGTCTGTGAGATCATATACCTTGTCTCCAAGCGGATCGCTCACATAGCACAAAATACGAGGAGAAAACAGAACACCATGGCCTTGAATGAACGGTACAGCAAGGATAATTCCTGCAGCGACTGCACTCTGCCCATGTCTCAGCTGGAGAAACAACCATTAAGGTTCCAGTCCCCAGGCCACCTTCAAGCCCCTTTACCGACTCACATGCGGGCGTCTGCCCCTAACCTGTCCTCTGCAGCATAG